One Mesorhizobium sp. L-2-11 genomic region harbors:
- the cobW gene encoding cobalamin biosynthesis protein CobW produces the protein MIASISRVPCTVVTGFLGAGKTTLIRHLLENAGGKRLAIIVNEFGDIGIDGEILKGCGIDTCPEENIVELANGCICCTVADDFVPALDQILSLTPRVDHILIETSGLALPKPLVQAFQWPTVKSRVTVDGVIAVVDGPALAEGRVANDMDALQAQRAQDETLDHDDPVEEVFEDQLACADLIIVSKRDLMDAAGTARANAIIGEHVARAVKIVPASQGKVDPSVLLGLGLAVENDIENRKTHHDDELDHEHDDFDSFVIDIPSIVNPDELALRVATAAAEENVLRVKGFVEVGGKPMRLLLQAVGPRVNHYYDRAWTAEDDRRSRLVVIGLKGLNRPAIERILAG, from the coding sequence ATGATCGCTTCCATCTCGCGCGTGCCCTGCACCGTCGTCACCGGCTTCCTCGGCGCCGGCAAGACGACGCTGATCCGCCATCTGCTCGAAAACGCCGGTGGCAAACGGCTGGCCATCATCGTCAACGAGTTCGGCGACATCGGCATCGACGGCGAGATCCTGAAAGGCTGCGGCATCGACACTTGTCCGGAGGAAAACATCGTCGAACTGGCCAATGGCTGCATCTGCTGCACCGTCGCCGACGATTTCGTCCCGGCGCTCGACCAGATCCTGTCGCTGACGCCGAGGGTCGACCATATCCTGATCGAAACCTCCGGCCTGGCTCTGCCCAAGCCACTGGTCCAGGCCTTCCAATGGCCGACGGTGAAGAGCCGGGTGACGGTCGACGGCGTCATTGCCGTGGTCGACGGACCGGCGCTGGCCGAAGGCCGCGTTGCCAACGACATGGACGCCCTGCAGGCGCAGCGCGCGCAGGACGAAACGCTCGACCACGACGATCCGGTCGAGGAGGTGTTCGAGGACCAGCTCGCCTGCGCCGACCTGATCATAGTGTCGAAGCGCGACCTGATGGACGCCGCCGGCACGGCCCGCGCCAATGCCATCATCGGCGAACATGTTGCCCGCGCGGTAAAGATCGTGCCGGCCTCGCAGGGCAAGGTCGATCCCTCCGTGTTGCTTGGCCTTGGCCTTGCCGTCGAGAACGATATCGAGAACCGCAAGACCCATCACGACGACGAGCTCGACCACGAGCACGACGATTTCGACTCGTTCGTCATCGACATTCCGTCGATCGTCAATCCCGATGAGCTGGCTTTGCGCGTCGCCACGGCGGCGGCGGAAGAAAACGTGCTGCGCGTCAAGGGTTTCGTCGAAGTCGGCGGCAAACCGATGCGGCTGTTGCTGCAGGCCGTCGGCCCGCGCGTCAACCACTATTACGACCGCGCCTGGACCGCTGAAGACGATCGCCGTTCGCGCCTCGTCGTCATCGGCCTGAAAGGGCTGAACCGCCCGGCGATCGAGCGTATCCTCGCCGGCTGA
- a CDS encoding cobaltochelatase subunit CobN, which produces MHILTTTSASLDDLAEPVDLRQTPADVVALSFTDSDLAGLAAAWQADADRLPSMRLAALRDLRHPMSVDLWIDSVARHARVVLVRILGGYDWWRYGCDQLASTARAHGIKLALLPGESHDEDLRLIEGSTLPRQELDALLGYFREGGPENMTALVWRLARLAGRDAADVEPVSVPKAGYYQPGRGVVEKPDLSNIGAPSHPPLSYRTSPPQGGRSAVTNAGASPISSELSSVSAIGENIDGSTISPLAGEMSGRTEGGGTELDADNTCVGAPVVPILFYRSMLLAADVAPIDTLFEALSARGIIPVPIFVSSLKDPASLAFVETALAALRPAAIITATAFASGAEPGVETLFDRAGVPVLQVIVATTRRDIWQDNQRGLAPADLAMHVVLPELDGRILAGAISFKGESEVDPALAFRAFANRPEPDRVAQVANRVEAFVRLQRTPREKRKLAILIPNYPSAPGRTGYAVGLDVPSSVLAMLHDLSEQGYAVEGIPQTPRELLEMLECGGEGLRLEDYLTFSKELPPAAIAAVEMAWGKAEDETGSREAPPSVLPDISPSRGEIAPSSPLSPISKAAEREPSAELPISPLEGEMSGRTEGGVQAPTLANFPFRAATFGNITVALAPDRGRSTNRRADYHDPTLPPRHALIAFGLWLRKTVGVDALVHVGAHGTLEWLPGKTVALSESCFPEIVTGPLPVIYPFIVSNPGEAAQAKRRIAAVTLGHLPPPLTAAGLDENQQQLERLVDEYAQADGLDRRRRDRLARLIVETAEKTGLASEAGVAGTDAPDEALRRIDAWLCDLKDFAVKEGLHIYGRSAEGETDPLREQSAAAEKSAFFAALDGRHVAAGPAGAPARGRRDVLPTGRNLFTSDPRTMPTPTSFDLGRAASDEVLRSYMQSHGDWPRSLVIDLWGSASLRTGGEEIAQGLALMGCRPQWDGATGRVTGIEVLPPATLGRPRVDVTWRISGLFRDMFPTQIALIDAAANAVAGRDEDASDNPLAAKTRADGKVSPRIFGTSPGTYGAGVEPFLSSGDWAAREEIGRAYLDATSHAYGGVEGEGISAPGAFEDRVADADLLVHTGDDPGRDILEGSADVAFIGGFSAALAALGKNADVIVLDTTDPQKPKPRSVGEAVSRVVRARAINPRFIAGQMRHGPRGASEFAETVDRLVGFAETTHAIAGTLIEAVHDAYLGDPEVRAFILRENPAAAKIIAERFLSARRRGLWHPLRNSVDDDLAALIAEAQGVAA; this is translated from the coding sequence ATGCACATCCTCACCACCACATCCGCCTCGCTCGACGATCTCGCCGAGCCTGTCGACCTCAGGCAGACGCCTGCGGATGTCGTGGCGCTGTCCTTCACTGACAGCGACTTGGCCGGACTGGCGGCAGCGTGGCAGGCAGACGCGGACCGTCTGCCGTCGATGCGGCTGGCGGCGTTGCGCGACCTGCGCCACCCGATGTCCGTCGACCTGTGGATCGACAGTGTCGCCCGGCACGCCAGGGTTGTTCTGGTTCGCATCCTCGGCGGTTACGACTGGTGGCGCTACGGCTGCGACCAGCTCGCCTCGACCGCCCGCGCGCACGGCATAAAACTGGCGCTGCTGCCCGGCGAGAGTCACGACGAGGATTTGCGACTGATCGAAGGCTCGACGCTGCCGCGCCAGGAGCTCGACGCCCTGCTCGGCTATTTCCGCGAGGGCGGCCCGGAGAATATGACGGCGCTGGTGTGGAGGCTGGCGCGGCTGGCGGGCCGGGATGCGGCGGACGTTGAGCCGGTCAGCGTGCCGAAGGCGGGTTATTATCAACCGGGACGCGGTGTCGTGGAAAAGCCGGACCTTTCGAATATCGGCGCTCCGTCACACCCCCCTCTGTCCTACCGGACATCTCCCCCGCAAGGGGGGAGATCTGCCGTCACCAACGCCGGCGCATCTCCTATTTCGTCGGAGCTATCTTCAGTATCTGCGATTGGCGAAAACATCGATGGCAGCACAATCTCCCCCCTTGCGGGGGAGATGTCCGGCAGGACAGAGGGGGGTGGGACGGAGCTCGACGCCGACAATACCTGCGTAGGCGCGCCTGTCGTGCCCATTCTGTTCTATCGCTCGATGCTGCTCGCCGCCGATGTCGCGCCGATCGACACGCTGTTTGAAGCGCTGAGCGCGCGGGGCATCATCCCCGTCCCCATTTTCGTCTCCAGCCTCAAGGACCCGGCCTCCCTGGCCTTTGTCGAGACCGCGCTTGCCGCGCTGAGGCCGGCCGCCATCATCACCGCGACGGCGTTCGCCTCGGGTGCTGAGCCCGGCGTCGAAACCCTGTTCGACCGTGCCGGCGTTCCTGTCCTCCAGGTCATCGTCGCGACGACACGCCGCGATATCTGGCAAGACAATCAGCGCGGCCTGGCGCCTGCCGACCTCGCCATGCATGTCGTGCTCCCCGAACTCGACGGCCGCATCCTTGCCGGCGCCATTTCCTTCAAGGGAGAGAGCGAGGTCGATCCCGCATTGGCTTTCCGCGCCTTCGCCAACCGACCGGAGCCGGACCGCGTCGCGCAGGTGGCGAACCGTGTCGAGGCGTTCGTGCGCCTGCAGCGCACGCCGCGCGAAAAACGCAAGCTCGCCATCCTGATCCCAAACTATCCAAGCGCCCCCGGCCGCACCGGCTACGCCGTCGGCCTCGACGTCCCGTCCAGCGTGCTGGCGATGCTGCATGACCTGAGCGAACAGGGCTATGCCGTTGAAGGGATTCCGCAAACGCCGCGTGAATTGCTGGAGATGCTGGAGTGTGGTGGCGAAGGGTTGAGGTTGGAGGACTATCTGACCTTCTCAAAGGAATTGCCGCCGGCTGCTATCGCTGCCGTTGAGATGGCATGGGGCAAGGCGGAAGATGAAACAGGTTCGCGCGAGGCACCCCCCTCTGTCCTGCCGGACATCTCCCCCTCAAGGGGGGAGATTGCGCCCTCATCTCCGCTTTCGCCAATCTCCAAAGCCGCAGAACGCGAGCCGTCGGCGGAGCTGCCAATCTCCCCCCTTGAGGGGGAGATGTCCGGCAGGACAGAGGGGGGTGTTCAAGCGCCTACCCTGGCAAATTTCCCCTTCCGCGCCGCCACCTTCGGCAACATCACCGTAGCTCTCGCCCCCGACCGCGGCCGCTCCACGAACCGCCGCGCCGACTATCACGACCCGACCTTGCCGCCGCGCCATGCGCTGATCGCCTTTGGCTTGTGGCTGCGCAAGACGGTCGGCGTCGATGCCCTCGTCCATGTCGGCGCCCACGGCACGCTGGAATGGCTGCCCGGCAAGACCGTGGCGCTGAGCGAAAGCTGCTTTCCCGAGATCGTCACCGGGCCCCTGCCCGTCATCTATCCCTTCATTGTCTCCAACCCGGGAGAGGCCGCGCAGGCCAAGCGGCGCATTGCCGCCGTCACCCTCGGCCATTTGCCGCCGCCGCTGACCGCTGCCGGGCTCGACGAGAACCAGCAGCAGCTTGAACGGCTGGTCGACGAATATGCCCAAGCCGACGGGCTCGACCGCCGCCGCCGCGACCGCCTGGCCAGGCTGATCGTCGAAACCGCTGAAAAGACCGGTCTCGCCTCCGAGGCTGGCGTCGCCGGAACCGACGCGCCCGACGAAGCGCTGCGCCGCATCGACGCCTGGCTCTGCGACCTCAAGGATTTTGCCGTCAAGGAGGGGCTGCATATCTATGGCCGCTCAGCCGAGGGCGAAACCGATCCGCTGCGCGAGCAAAGTGCGGCGGCCGAGAAGTCAGCATTCTTCGCAGCCCTCGACGGCCGCCATGTCGCTGCCGGGCCGGCCGGCGCACCGGCGCGGGGCCGGCGCGATGTGCTGCCGACCGGCCGCAACCTGTTCACATCAGATCCGCGCACCATGCCGACGCCGACATCCTTCGATCTCGGCAGGGCGGCGTCCGACGAGGTCCTTCGCAGCTACATGCAATCGCATGGCGACTGGCCGCGCTCGCTGGTCATCGATCTCTGGGGCTCCGCCTCGCTGCGCACCGGCGGCGAGGAGATCGCGCAAGGCCTGGCGCTGATGGGCTGCCGGCCGCAATGGGATGGCGCCACCGGCCGCGTCACCGGCATCGAGGTGCTGCCGCCGGCCACCCTTGGCCGCCCGCGCGTCGACGTCACCTGGCGCATTTCAGGCCTGTTCCGCGACATGTTCCCGACCCAGATCGCGCTGATCGATGCGGCCGCCAACGCCGTCGCCGGCCGCGACGAGGACGCGTCGGATAACCCGCTGGCGGCAAAAACCCGTGCCGATGGCAAGGTCAGCCCGCGCATTTTCGGCACCTCGCCCGGCACCTACGGCGCCGGCGTCGAGCCTTTTTTGTCGAGCGGTGACTGGGCCGCGCGCGAAGAAATCGGTCGCGCCTATCTCGACGCCACCTCGCATGCCTATGGCGGCGTCGAGGGCGAAGGGATTTCAGCGCCCGGCGCGTTCGAGGATCGTGTCGCCGATGCCGACCTCCTCGTCCATACCGGAGACGACCCCGGCCGCGACATTTTGGAAGGCTCTGCCGATGTCGCCTTCATCGGCGGTTTTTCGGCGGCGCTTGCTGCCCTCGGCAAGAACGCCGACGTCATCGTCCTCGACACCACGGATCCGCAAAAGCCGAAGCCGCGCTCGGTTGGAGAAGCCGTATCTCGGGTCGTTCGCGCCCGCGCCATCAACCCGCGCTTCATTGCCGGCCAGATGCGGCACGGGCCGCGTGGCGCTTCGGAATTCGCCGAGACCGTCGACCGTCTGGTCGGTTTCGCCGAAACCACCCATGCCATAGCGGGCACGCTGATCGAGGCCGTGCACGACGCCTATCTCGGCGATCCCGAGGTGCGCGCCTTCATCCTGCGCGAAAATCCGGCGGCCGCGAAAATCATCGCCGAGCGTTTTTTGTCGGCGC
- a CDS encoding DUF1636 family protein codes for MERDSSFPAETAGVLSGDGDALSDVTVIVCASCRDETGSDSHPRAGELLAEDTRRAASGENIRIRSVECLGNCKRRLSAAILRDGCWSYVFGDLTATSGADLVVGARLFATSTDGLIPWRGRPDCLKRGLVARIPPLDLLKDQI; via the coding sequence TTGGAACGCGACAGCAGTTTTCCGGCTGAGACAGCGGGCGTATTGTCCGGCGATGGTGATGCTCTATCGGACGTCACCGTGATCGTCTGCGCCTCCTGCCGTGACGAGACCGGCTCCGACAGCCATCCCCGCGCCGGCGAATTGTTGGCCGAAGACACGCGCCGCGCCGCCTCGGGCGAAAACATCCGTATCCGCAGCGTCGAATGCCTCGGCAACTGCAAGCGCCGCCTCAGCGCCGCTATCCTGCGAGACGGTTGCTGGAGCTATGTCTTTGGCGACCTGACCGCGACCAGCGGCGCCGATCTGGTCGTCGGTGCAAGGCTCTTCGCCACCTCGACCGACGGCCTCATTCCATGGCGCGGCCGCCCCGATTGCCTGAAGCGCGGCCTCGTTGCCCGCATCCCTCCCCTCGACCTTTTGAAGGACCAGATATGA